Below is a genomic region from Miscanthus floridulus cultivar M001 chromosome 1, ASM1932011v1, whole genome shotgun sequence.
GATGGCGATGCCGAGGTTGCGGTGGGGCTGGTAGGTGATGCCCGCGGACTCGCTGCCCAGCTTCAGCCCCAGGCCCCAGCCGGCCACACCGAGGATGTAGCCGGAGCACTGGCAGGCGATGTGGAGGTAGAACCACGCCGGGTCCGCGGACTCGAACACGCGCAGGTAGCGGGCGATGATGGCGCCGATGGGGATCAGGATGCCCCAGGCAATCGCGTTCAGCAGTCCGTGGATCTGTTTGTTGTAGCAGACGCGTCAAGGTTAGAAAGGTGTTGCCAAAAATTAAATTCTCTGTGTTGCACTTGCAtgcatcagaaaaaaaaaaagaagcaggAAATTCAGTAATCCACTTTTGAGGTGGCTACTAGGAGTAGGTTCGTTCAACAACTCTCGGTGGCAATCTGAAACCGACGCAAATATGTATAGTATACTAGCAATTAAGTATTCCCTTGTGAAATCTGAAATGCAGTGCAGCTCCCCCAGAAAGATGTTGCTTCTGGGACTGGGAGTCTGAACATCTTTTTTCAGGGTCATATATATGACACGGTCTATCCGGTTGGTGAAGCAAGCAAATCGAGTTTTAATAAACCATTTAGCAGATTTTATATATGTCACGTCACGTCTAAATTAAAGTAATCAATCAAGTAGCTTAATGCCTTAATTCCAGTCATCTCCAACCCAGCTGACTCTTAATGTACACAACGTCGCCATCCTCTAATTGAATACTTGATCACTACCTATCCAAACTTTACCTACCGTCTGAACAATTGGGCAGGGAAGGCAATCTTTGAAGCGTAAGAAAACGAAAATTGACAAACAAAACAAGCTAAAGCAGGAGGAGATGGGAAGGAGCCAAGGAGGAGGAACTCACGTTACGGCGGCGAAGCTTGGAGTTGGACGCGGTGGTGCTTGACCCCGAGAGGAAGTCCAGCCTCTGCGTGCTGGCCAAGTTGGCTGGCGCACTCGGGTGTTGGGAGATGGCACCGTTGCTGGTAGGGCCGGCCTGCCACACCGTGAACTGCTGCGTGGAGTTCCCGGGAAGCTGCACGGTGGCGTAGATGGTGTAGGCGCCGTTGGAGTACTCGGCGGCGGGGCCGACGGGCACGTTGAACGTGAGGGTGTTGTTAGTTAGGCTGGGGTCTTTGGACTCCAGGTTGGTCATGAGGATGGACACCACGCCGCTGCCGTCCTGCGAGGCGATGAAGACGCTGCTGCCAGGCATGCTACCGCCGCTAGTGGGGTTGATGCCCCAGGCCACCCAGCCGCTGGTGCCCGACGGCGCGCGGAACGCCACGTCCGCGGTGCCGTTCTCCGGGTGGTACGTCCAGTGCAGGCTGGCGCTGAGCGACGGCAGGCTGTTGCACTTGACGAAGGTCCGCCCGCCGCTGAACGTCGCGGACAGGCAGTCCTGCGCTGTGGCGGCGGAGGCCAAGAGCACCATGGCGgccccgaggaggaggaggagccgggccATGGCTAGTGGTTTTTGGTGGGAGCTGGACGGAGCACCTGGCCGGCCGGCGCGTCGCCTCGATATCGGATTTTGATGAGCTCAGCTGTGGTGGTGGTGACTGGTGCCTCGATAGATGAAGGCAGGCTATCTTGGTCGGAGCTGCAGCTGGTGAGGGAGGGAAAGCGCAGCTGCGCTATATGTAATGGCAGCACGGggagaggaggaggtcgtcgCGCGCGCGGTTGTTGGGGGCCGGAGAGCCGATGGCCGCTAGCGTGTGCGTGGAAGGTTCGAGGTTGACGTGGTCGATCATTTCGCAGTCTCATCTGGGGATTTCGTCTCCGATACCTTATTATGATATCTCTGTGAAGCATTACAATGATACAGCTGCTACTTTTTTTTAACCTTTCTGTGTGTTTATATGACACGGTCTTCTCTCATTAGGTGCTGAATAATCGAGGCGACACATTTCGTGTTGAACGTTCAAGCTAAGGGAGCATATAGTACGGCTCAGGTTGTAAACTGTACTCAACGTACTGGACATACATGCTGTAAACATGGCATTGGTAGCAGGCGTTTATAATACTAACAGATGAAATCAGCTACCGTTTCAGCAAAAGATTGCTTACATGAGGTAGAATTATCGAGTGACAGATCGATGTGGTGAAGGTTGCAGGCTTTCAGCGCTTTAGTTTCTTCGTTTGCCAGGGTGTGAGCTACACATAGGTCCAAATGAAAGAGACCAAGTAAATTACCACAAAACCTCTGTCATTTTTTTACTCACACCATGGTGAGTTGGAACAATTGTTGTGCGCATAGTCATGTACCTGCCCCGCCCCGTAGTGCAGGAGCATGCCCTTTTCCACGTTTTAGTGAGAGCCGTGGCCCGGTCTTCCGCAGCCGAGTTGCCGAGAGTTGTTGAGGCTGGCCAACAAGGCCAGAAGGCAGCAATAGGAAATTCGGACAAGAGGAAGAGGATTAGGTGAAAGCTGGAGCAAGTTCAGGACTGTAGACCGTGTCCCGCTCGGTCAACTCAGCTCTTGTGCTTGTGTAGCTTCCTTTCGTTCTCACCCCGCTATCCTCGTCGTGCGCTTCCGGCAATCGCATTATTATCTGCCTTATAACCTACGGAttgaacggtgtttttctctcaaaccaaatcagtcagcagtactttcagtcatggcttataagccaattcatCCAAAATGAACAGGCTGATTATCTGGAGATTGAGCATGTGTGTTCTTTTGCCACGATTGTTTGACGAGCAGCAGCCAAGTATGCTTGGGAGTTGGGAGTTGGGACTTGGGACAGCTAAGTTCCATTGTCAGCCTGTTCAgtttgctggttcgtgaagaagtactgctggctggtttgtgtgagagaaaaatactgttctggctgaaaatttatgatcgtttacgacaagccacagccaaacgaacatgttgTTAAAAAGCTACCACTGCATTGATTATACAAAATCTGAAGCTCCCATGAATATCTCGGGCTTTTGCACAAGCACAATTTGATTCTCAAGGCACCCTCAACAACATAGTAAGAGCATCCTCAATGGCTGGTGAAATCGCTAGCTGACTCAGACGCGGTCTGATGTGCACGACAGAAAAAGATGAGAGAGAAGACTCAGTAGCGACAAACAAATTGGTAGACAATTTCACTTGCTTAAAGATTGTGTGAGAGCAGAGATGCAACCAGTGCTATGCATGCTGGGAGTGGGAGGAAAGAGGAAGCaagctatctctctctctctctcttgcttccAATGCAGTCGGCGACACCGCCAGGACCATTGAGGAAACCCTAAGCAACTATCTATAAGGAAAGTTCACATCATCTATAGACATGCTAATAGCAACCTCCTCCAATACCAAGCCCCCTCCAATGCCAACAGGCGAGTTCTGGCATGTCCCTCAAACATTGTCCCCGATGTTCTCACCTGATCTAACACCACTAACCATGCCCTTGCGAGCCTGTAACGACCCGAATTCGTTACACCCTAGGTAGTCACCTTTGACTGATCAAGGAAGGTCAACCACCAAGTCAGCCCCAAGAAGCTACTCAAGAGCAATGCATTGGTCACCAATAACCAACTACCCAATTACATGGTCAATTCAGCAAAGGCAGAGACTACCGGACCAACCGCAGAGTCACCGGACCATTCGATAGAAGCTGAATCAGAACAGACTTAAGTAGAATTGGGTTGTTTCCCAATTGTGGAAGTGGACCCACATGTCAACACGAGTTGGCACATATCTTCAGCTGGAAACACACCCTTTCACCCACTCTCTCCCTCATCCATTCATTTGAAACCCTCTCCATCTCTCTCTAACTCTCATGAGCAAGGGagaaccctagaactagagagagaaaggagtgGAAATGGGAATGGAGGAGGaaagaaaggagaagaagagaagcATCAGCATCCCCCCTATGGATCTCATCGACATCTTCAACTCAATCATGGTGAGCTCAAGAGATTAGCTCTTATTTTGTGGATTTTTCCCAAAAGtctaatttgtgaattttggtggaAGCTTGGAGATCTCTTGTTAAGAGGTGGCTCAATCATATGTAGAGTAAGTCCAAGTGACCCACATTCACCTTCATCACTTTGTCATCTCATGGATCCACCTTAAGGTATTTGTTTGGATTATTGCAAGGAGAGGATGATGGATGAAAGACTTGCATGTTGGGAAAAGGAGGAGCTTGAATGGAAGAAGAGTTGAATCTTCAATCTTTTGGCTACGGAAGCTCTCAATTTTAGAGCCAAGGATCTCAAGCTCAATCTTAAGGTTTATCTCTTTTCTCATGAGTTTTGGTTTAATTCCTAAGCCTTAAACACACTTAGTATAACTAGCTTAAAACCTAGCTATCTTGAGCCtaataagccacctaagctaCCCTAGGAATGTTTGGCACCTGCAAGATGCACAACTCCATAAATCTAAGCTTGAACCTAGGTTTTCCCAAGAGcatagggaccgtgacgcctaagagggggggtgaattagacaacttaaaattccacttctaaactatggcctttttttctaaccttagcaaaacctatgcaaaagataaactatctaaatgtgcaactacggttttgctagtgtgttgctatctctaccgtaaaaggagtaatacaatcaatataaatgcggaagctaaagagcaaggtagagatatacaaactcccgtcaatgactccggtatttttaccgagatatcaagaagcacgcaagcttctccctagtcctcgttggagcccctcgtaaggaatccctcacaagggccaagctctcggttgggtaactccgtggatagcctcgggccttccccacgcgcaagtgggtctctgacgtgccttccggcaagcctctcctggatgctccctgccatcttcactatcaagcttccggccgaaacgacGTGAgctttgttccctccagtacatggtggcggccacaccacagacgcggttggtgtgatctcacaagactataagcccttccaatgtacaacaatggtgcgcgcaagcatcgagtggtaagaggtatgcaaacctcactaaacactaggcctaaacctagagcaagcgcataagtggtggtctaatcaacctaagcacttcgcaaaagcacctacgctaatcacctaatgaaacactaagcactatgcaagtggagatcactaaaatagtgtatcaacaccctagatatgtttcctcagctccaccatgctcaaatggccggttggggggtctatttataagccccactgagaaagtagccgttgaggatgaaatctcgcttttctgctactgaccggacgctgatcacgtcctgaccagacacgtccgatcgtcctgaccgttggagccacgatcaactgatcggacgctgccagcgtccagtcacatgccaccggacgtgtttggtcatagtatcgctgctctggaacctttctgtactcgatcgaacgctgttgtcctgcgttcggtcgattttgcttttcagcgtccggtcactgttgctgtcgagcctcttgatcggagcgtccggtcactgtgctaccagcgtccggtcacctctgtgagcttgtttcttcacgatcttgcgtctaagttggttcctatcttcgtgcttggactttgcttgatatcttgggtcttctcttgtgcttctaaggtcttgcttatggtgttgatcatcggatcattacgtcaccttcatccaagtcacgtcttgcaccctattaaacaacaaaacaaacacttgcaaattctttagtccaatttggttgtgttggtcatcaaacaataaaattcaaagtaaataggcctagggtccattttccttacaatctccctctttttggtgattgatgacaacacgaccaaagcaagcaattaatagaattttgaaatttgaaaactacctacttgctaggatgcaatgcaaggggcaaggttatatgatgttaaaagatactacttgtaagactaaaagatactacataaaacttatcttgcccttacaaatgttctcatgtggcattatggatttaagccttgcttcctacaaattctccctattacatagactaatccataatccactatccttcctttctcggaccattaccgcttataaattattatgatcaaGCTTTTGGTCCTATTAATTAATAcatgcttttggtcctctaaattctccccctttggaatcaaacaccaaaaagaaagacattagtagcacaagggagggttaaactttgtgatcctttgtgtgtagagtggaataggtcataaaatttgactctcacattatatagattaagctccccctaaatatatgcatacatatggtagaaggcaaagcatatgcataattggcaaattattgctcaagggaatttaatctatataatacatggagaaagcatatgaatatcaaaataaaatcaacatgatgatattggtttagaaatatcatatgtggaaaccaatttgatttctacctcttgcaataggtggtggatatttgaagtatgatgcttaactccaaggactctattttccttgcaatgagactactacaaacATGGtaagcttaaaaaggtgttagtctcaaggcatccaacttatagagtaacctccccctaaatttgtgcacacaagtgtggaatacttgtagaagacATACACATTGATTTTTGAATCAAtagtaccacttgaaagatgacatcacatgaatgtgagaatcattttcgaagatgatattcgggagagattatctacaatttggactttggcacatattagatgaacaattgtaagataagctatgtgtcgtgctcctaaacaattttaaaccatataggtttgctccaagggttaagaatgaaaccgagcaagactaccataagatatacctagtgtatgcatgacaaaagatataagcatgcaaatacaaCATAGGCATgataagtaactagatgcttaaagagcCGGACACTGACGCATCACCACATCACCGGACACTGATGCATCACCACATCGCCGACGAGTTCCCTTGCCAAAATTGTGTGAgcaccagatagaaggaatcaagACAAGTTTAGGGTTATGGGGAATTGAATTGTTACCACACCTACGAGCCTTACCCCCAACCCTCTGGTCACGGTGGCGCACCTGGTCGGTGACAAGAAAAATGCCAAATTGGCGGCCAGTAGTGCTCGGTTGCAACAAAGTGAGGGGCGGATTGCTAGCGAGCCTCCAATCCTCGCTGTTGGAGCACTAAATTGAGGTGGGGTATCACGAACCGCGCGTATAAGCTTGTGAAGCGGCGCGGCTCCGTTGGCGACAAGGCGGATGGGGCCGCGGCTTCAAGGCTTGGACAACCTCGACCAAGGCTGCGTTAAATGAGCGGGAGCATCCACATGGGGAGGCTCAGAGGAAGCGTGTCGTGGGGTGCCGAGATGGGACCACTCAGTCTTGGCAGGGTGTGGACGGCGACAGTGGAACAACGGTCGCACGGGAAAGGCATTGACACCACGACAAAGGGCAGCAATGCGATGGAAAAGCGGATGCAGACATCGACTCAGTGGGTAGGTGAATTGAGTGGCAAGGCGAGAGCCACGATGGCCAGACGGTGACTGCCGCGATGTTAGCTTGGCCCGCGAATGGCCTGGCCGGCAGTGCGCACGCGACGGCCACACTGCAGCAGCCCAGCGGCGCAGCCCCGGCCTGCGGAGGCGGCCGAGGCCAATCTCAGCCCGACGCATGCCGGTAGCCTGCAAGGCCGACCGTGGGCACGACCATGGCCAAGAATGACCAGGTAGCGGCAGCGTGCGCGCGGGGTAACTGTAGACACGGGCCGCGCAACGACGAGCGGTGGCGCGCACGAATTTTGAAGCGTAGCAAATGTTACTAACGATCACAGTTGAGGTTCAACTAACTCCCCTATCATAAAGTCCACATTGCCAACGACCTAGCAATGCCATCGCCATAACCAGAGAGCAACCAGGGAAGGAGGTAGATGGATGCCAATATGAGCTCATTGTGCTGAACGCCAGTTCACGAACATAGCGCTCGCAACATGATTTACAGCGCGTTCCAAcgaagtttgggcaatttttacgagagcaacatgacatccaacacaacttcgacctatgccatgctcaagcactcactttgatgcaatcaacaataccaaaacatgcaactagtgtttaaacatttttgttagaaattaaatatcaAAATAGCCTTATCTTACTACTTTtctatacttagaaaagttaaggatttcagtTGGGACTAAGTAACTATTAACTCTTTTGTCATAATTTTTAATAGGtataaaccttgttaacttcaactaacaaatacttcatgcaatagtccataccttatactaacccataggagcaaaatatttaagcaccatttaactattttgctcaatataattcaccaaaaatggtattttaataATAGTTCAAgcgtttgccgacttaacgaaaggagtttataaatttgatttttgagctcccaagagcactCGTTAACACTATTTATTTTGAATTTTCTCAACcataaaagtgagtcacatatgaTTGGATTATCATTTCACATGCGTTATAAATTATTAAAACCCGAAAACTTGTTAGGCTAATCcctctcggacctaaatctcggtgctaagcaagctcgtaacaccaggggtgttacacgttAGGTCACTCCAACGGTCATCTCTAACAGGCTCATGCACTGTTGCCACGAtgaactgaccggcgcatccggtcaccttgacctgcacgtccggtcacttcgaattTTGTTGAGTTGGACAGTAACGGTCATGTCTTGAATGGGGGAGTATAAATACATCTCCTACTTGTCCAATTCAGCTCTCTTGCACAATTGttcagttgagaaacaccttCGGATTGCAAGGGAGTGTAAGAGCTTAGTGGGGtatttgagatttgagaatccaagattaaggacctcattagtgcatagggagtagcaagtgtgcatccacctttctcattaggcttgtcttgatcAAATAAGactttgtgcttgttactcttggtgatcgccatcacctagatggctcgatggtgattggaagcttggtgatcatccgatagagcttgtggatgacccaagtcgtcttgtgagcgattgtgggcaattcaccgcgatggagtgtcgaagaatcagccggtagagagcacttgacccttgtgcggatcaagggggagctacaaccTTACgcgagtgctccaacgaggactagtggggagtggcgactctccgatacctcgaaaaAACATCGttgtgttcctttccctctctttactttgtgcatttatatttgagcaattcaattcatgtctttacattcttagaattatcatgctagagtaggattggaatctaGGGTGCAAaatttttatgcggtagaacaatagaaacacttctaggcataagggggcgaaatgggctaagtgtagggcttaattattgcaagaaatttagaattagcccaattcaccccccctcttgggcatcttgatcctttcagtgtgTGTAACTCAACGCAAAAATCCTAAAGAGGAGTTGCTGAGTGCGCTCCTGGGGACCTCGCGGTGGCAAGTTAGCAACAATCCCCCGCTCCGCGCAGGCGGTGTCCCCCACAAGGCCCATCTCCTTCGATACATCCTCTCTTTTCCCTCTAGGTCTAGTGCCAAAGCTCCCCCATTACAGGCTTGCAACAGGATCTATGGCCCTAGTGCATAGCATCGTCGTTTCCTTCGTCTCCGCATCACCACCGAAACTGCGGCCCTCCACATGTTGGCGGCTGTGGAGCCATGCCCCTCGCCCTTGTGCTGATGATTGCACTGGGCCACCCTCCGTGTCGGCGGACCAAGCATTGCATGTATCCTCTGTGGCGATTGAGAGGCATCCGAGCACATGGTATGCCCACTCACGTTAAAAGTAGTGCTAGTGGCGCTCATTAAAAACTAGCAACATTATTTTCTCTCCTCCATCTAAGGGCATCTAGAGTGTTTATGGGTGACACAAGCCTTAAAGTGGGTTACATTAGTGGTAAGTGTAAGTTCTTATTCACACGACCAACCTTCCTaactagaaaaaagaaaaaaaatatcccCATTCTTCTCTTTAACTCATTTATTGCTTCTCCACCTGCCTCCCGCCATTGTCCACCCTACAGGGTTGCGCCTACCACATTCGAAAGTGTAGGGCCATCGCCTTGGCCACTGACTCGGGTGTTCTGCAATCATGACTACCGTCCCCATAGCACCATTCACATGTTCAAGGCCATGACCCCCGCCATCATCCCCATAGCGCCATCCACCCACAAATCTTGTGCTCACAACAGCCATAAGAACCATCACTGCAATCTCAACTATCGTCCGCCCATGCAAGTCCCAAGGCCTAGCCGCCATCCTCATCGGTTCTGCTCTGCTCAATTCTCCACCGATCCTACTCTGTTTCGCTCCCCGCTGCTTGGCTGGTGGTTGACAGTGTCACAATCAAGCATCTGCCTAGAACATGATGCGCGAGGCAGCTAGCATTGGCCTTCCTAGAGCTCTCACCAAGGGGCCATTGGTCACAAGAACAGAATGATGGCTTGTAGGAACACTGGCTCCTTTTACCACCAATCCTCAACTTTTTTTATCGTAAAGTGTAGGCCTCAAGCTTGAGGTCTACTCCTAAACATTTTGGCCTTAAGAGTTAAGACCTCCTTAGAACTTAATGTGTTGTGAGACGTTTCCCCCGTGTCATCCGAACAGGGCGACTCGGACGGCTCCCCCAAGTTTCCTAGCCATCGTCACCCCCTGCTTCTCTTAGCCTCTGCTGCCAGATGCTTTGCAGGCAACGAGGAAGGCGGCGGCGGGGCCATCTCGCCCCTTCCCCCACTCCCAGGATCCTCATTCCTCTCCTTCCTATCTCTTTCATCGGCAACTTCGGCATGGGTGGTGGTTGGATCCGAGCAGCCAGTGATCGAATTTGCGTGGAGACAACTAGATCCATGTGGGGGACGCTTGGATCTCCACTCTACCATGCTGGATTCCTGCGAGTCCGACGTCGAGTGACAACAGATGTGGTGCCTGATCTGGTTGGCCTCTTGGTGACGGTGTAGCTGTTGCAAACCCAGTTTTGGGCATGTCGGCAGTGGGGCTCGGTCTTGCTGGATTGGGGCGCCAGTATTGTCGGGCCTGTGGGTTGTTACATTGGCGTTGTAGCCTACCCCTCGCCATTTCGCACCCCATCTCCTTGGTGGGGTTAGGGCTATCTATCTGTGGCTACGCGTGCGATAGGGACGCCCACGGTGCACGTGGTGGCATTTGTGTCGACGGGGACTCCGGAGGCGTCCTCTTCGTGCCACTTCTCCTACCATATACTAGAATTGTGGGTGAATATATTCCCATGGTGGGCTAGGTTGTCAGCTTCTTTGGCGTCGGTTCCTTCCTAAAAGCATCGCTAGGCTTTTATAGGTCCATTGCTACACTCTTGTCGTCTAGCCATGACGATGCTCCAAGCTATGCTATTGCATTGGTGGTGCTCGACAATGCGTCGAGTTTGTTAACTGTGCCTGGCGTTGGTTTCCTGAGAAAGTTGTTTTGCTAGTTGGTTCTTTTGGGTTAAGGTGTCCTGAGTTGCTTTAGTTGTTAGCTTGATGTAAGTGTTGTTGTGTTTGCTAGTTGGGTCGCTTCGACCAAGTTGGCTCTGGATTGATTTTATACTAAAAGAACTATACTTGGATTTTTATTTTCTCCGTCTAATAAAAATTACCGTAAAGCTATTGTAGACCCTTTGGAAAAAAGAAAGCATCGAGACCTCTTCTCTGTTTCTCACGCTATAAGTTCCCTAGGAAAAAAAACTAACCTGTAGGCTGTATCCTCACACATGATGCCATG
It encodes:
- the LOC136505236 gene encoding cytochrome b561 and DOMON domain-containing protein At3g25290-like; translation: MARLLLLLGAAMVLLASAATAQDCLSATFSGGRTFVKCNSLPSLSASLHWTYHPENGTADVAFRAPSGTSGWVAWGINPTSGGSMPGSSVFIASQDGSGVVSILMTNLESKDPSLTNNTLTFNVPVGPAAEYSNGAYTIYATVQLPGNSTQQFTVWQAGPTSNGAISQHPSAPANLASTQRLDFLSGSSTTASNSKLRRRNIHGLLNAIAWGILIPIGAIIARYLRVFESADPAWFYLHIACQCSGYILGVAGWGLGLKLGSESAGITYQPHRNLGIAIFSLATLQVFALLLRPDKKNKYRLYWNIYHHSVGYSVIVLSAINIFKGLDILQPASGYKTAYIVILATLGGIALCLEAITWPIAIRKRRRNAADKAANGNGHGWQQGA